The Macrococcoides canis genome has a window encoding:
- a CDS encoding LlaJI family restriction endonuclease encodes MKIKIIKELKPYSVSELTNIFGNNDYIEDILKSLSLMNIVRQINKDSSIIELEELFDIDNLTQINEMKESVYVFKFVGLIYIDDICLLSYPKYISNIEVDKKNNYEMFKVIISVIRKYNSKTQMAGYGQEEINNFNYIATSLEILEDYFESGLYRSEKEIINLNAEGEILWDKTINETDAYFLNGVPYYFNTYHKEQINNDNDFFTMLHSSVLKDINTNLNEIFSLLGIESVFIDAEDLDKINIEYLTNKINQEIAQQFITSKQNKLILFKKYINQEEGKNISENISFIGTNNFNLVWEDVCSIVNNNSNKKTLKELGLSFKNGKESMNLSDVISKPKWTSYSKNVTHTAKRTLIPDIITIDDGKIYIYDAKYYKMTLNDEGVKNHPGIGDVTKQYLYELSYKEFADENNLKIVMNAFLMPYEFDEDIKLGTVNLDIFTFLPDTSFNEIEVVLVSAKKYFNIYLNKL; translated from the coding sequence GTGAAGATAAAAATCATAAAAGAATTAAAACCGTATTCAGTTTCGGAACTAACAAATATTTTTGGTAATAATGATTATATAGAAGATATATTGAAAAGCTTATCTTTAATGAATATTGTAAGACAAATAAATAAAGATTCCTCAATAATAGAATTGGAAGAGCTTTTTGATATAGATAATTTAACACAAATTAATGAGATGAAAGAAAGTGTATATGTTTTCAAATTTGTTGGTCTCATATATATAGATGATATTTGCCTACTAAGCTATCCTAAGTACATTTCAAATATAGAGGTAGATAAAAAAAATAATTATGAAATGTTCAAAGTTATTATTTCTGTGATTAGAAAATATAATAGTAAGACTCAAATGGCCGGATATGGTCAAGAAGAGATAAATAATTTTAATTATATAGCTACTAGCTTAGAGATACTAGAAGATTATTTTGAAAGCGGGTTATATAGGAGTGAAAAAGAAATAATTAATTTAAATGCGGAAGGAGAAATTTTATGGGATAAGACCATTAATGAAACTGATGCATACTTTTTAAATGGAGTACCTTATTATTTTAATACTTATCATAAAGAACAAATTAATAATGATAATGATTTTTTCACAATGTTGCATTCTTCAGTATTAAAAGACATTAATACTAATTTAAATGAAATTTTTAGTTTATTAGGTATTGAAAGCGTGTTTATTGATGCTGAAGATCTAGATAAAATAAATATAGAGTATTTAACTAATAAAATAAATCAAGAAATAGCCCAACAATTTATTACTTCAAAACAAAATAAGTTGATTCTTTTTAAAAAATATATAAATCAAGAAGAAGGAAAAAATATTTCAGAAAATATTTCATTTATTGGTACTAATAATTTTAATTTAGTTTGGGAAGATGTTTGTAGTATAGTAAATAATAATAGTAATAAGAAAACCTTAAAAGAGTTGGGTTTATCATTTAAAAATGGTAAGGAATCAATGAATCTTTCAGATGTTATTTCGAAACCTAAATGGACCTCATATAGTAAAAATGTTACACATACAGCGAAAAGAACTCTTATTCCTGACATAATTACTATCGATGATGGAAAGATTTATATTTATGATGCAAAATACTATAAAATGACATTAAATGATGAGGGAGTAAAAAATCATCCTGGTATTGGCGATGTTACTAAACAATATTTATATGAACTATCTTACAAAGAGTTTGCTGATGAAAATAATTTAAAAATAGTGATGAATGCATTTCTTATGCCATATGAGTTTGATGAAGATATAAAATTAGGTACTGTTAATTTAGATATATTCACTTTTTTGCCTGATACTAGTTTCAACGAGATTGAGGTGGTTCTAGTTTCGGCAAAGAAATATTTCAATATTTATCTTAATAAACTGTAA